gcattcagctcacttgatctcactgaattattaacttgtttaattaatactgaaccgcatttattagacttaacatagaatgcatacttggaccaagggcattatttccttcacatataaTAACAAGCAAAAACAAAGCAACATAATATAACAAGGGGCATCATATAATTACCCAACATGCTATTCAACATCCTACCATCAGAAAGTTCGGTGGGGAGGTTGTGGACAGCATAATACCAACCATTCTTGGTTGGATCTTCTACATAAAAAACTTGACGTGCTTGAGATGCCAAAATAAATGGTTCTCCACCACAAATTGTCTTATTCTTGTTAACCATTGTAAAGTCATCATTCGTTTCTGAGTGAAACCACACATCTAAACAAGACGACACTGAAATGACCATGATAAGATAGCTCAATGATATCTTCTAGAGAACCGTAATACGCAACATCTCCCTGAATAGGATTCTCATCTTTGCTACTAGAAAAACTCGGTGTTAAAGCTGTTAAAGTAACTCCATGGTTTGAGATACAGAATTTGCATCGCGCTTCATGGTGTGGAAGTGATAGCCATTAACAGAGTACCCGGTGTACCTTTTTGCGACAAACGAAGGCCCTTTTGATAACCATTTAACATGGTCAGATACTACATCACCCTGTTCAAGCCTATAAGTAACTTTCTCCTTAAACCAATCCATGAATTTCTTCCTATGATTTTGAGCACTATTCCATGTTCTTTTCCGGTGAGAACTTGTAGATGTCATGTGATCACTGTGGGAAAAAAATATCTTAGTACTAGTAGCCTGTAGCCTATGATGATAGTtatgttttataaaaaaaagaatgaaaatatgtttattttagaatttattttacCTGATGtattcctcaatttcctcacaACTTGAATTGAATAAGACATATTGATGCGCTTGAACCCAAGTAGCATGATCAATCATAAACCCATCTTGGTTCTTCTTTGTGGTCCTTCCCTTTCCCCTAGTAGGTCGACCAATATTAGGAAAGAATGGTTGGGAGATACTAGGCTTCACAATATTTGAAGGAGTGTTTGATTGATTTATGTATCTATCACAAAATCTAAGACATTCTTTGGCCCAATATGCTTCTGCCATTGAACCCTCGGGGTAAGCTTTGTTTTGAACATCATCCTTTAACTCATGGAGATACCTCTCAATTGAGTACATGCACCTGCTACAAACTGGACCACCCAACCTAATTTCTTCCACCAAATGAACAGGTAAATGGACCATCACATTAAAAAATGAAGGAGGGAAAATTGTTTCCAGTTGACAAAGAGATTCAACTATCTCATTATGGAGATTATCAAGAACTCGAGGGTTAATAGCTTTATTCCATATGCCTTTGAAAAAGTGACATAATCTTATTAAAGGAGTTGCAACATCTTTAGGTAATGTTATTTTCAAAACAATTGGAAGCAAGTAATGTATACAAAAATGAGCATCGTGGCTCTTATAGCCCGTGATCTTCCCTTCATTAACTTGTACGCAACGAGAAGTATTAGAAGCATAACCCTGGGTATCTTTGCACTCTTAATGATCCGGAAAAACAAACGCTTCTTTTCTAATGTCAACCAGAATCGCGATCTCGGAATTTCTTCATCATCGCCTTCTCCAATAGGTTGAAGCTCCGGCATAATTTTAAGAACTTTCAAATCTCGACGAGCACTCACATGATCCTTGGTCTTCAAAGGAATGTCTAACAATGTTCCGATGATGTTATCAAATATATTCTTTTCTATATGCATAACATCAAGATTATGGCGGTTAGTGCAATGCTTCCAATAAGGCAAGTTAAAAAGTATTGGCAACTTCCTCCACAGAACTTCTTCATCTGGCTTTTTCTTTAGCTTCTTTCCAAATTCATTTGGAAAGTCTCGAAGTAGCTCCTCAATTTCAGTTCCTTTCAATCGAAGAGGTGCAGTTCTCTCCTCGATTTCACCGTTGAAATTTCTCTTATCATGGCGCCAAGGGTGGGCTGGATCTAGAAATATACGAGTTTCCCGGTAGGAAAATTTACGGCTATAGTCCAACCATCGTGATTGTGTGTCATAATGGCAGCAAGGACATGCTTTTCTACCTTTAGTGCTCCAACCAGACAGCATTGCATAAGCCGGAAAATCTGAAACAGTAGACATCAAAGCTGCATGCATGTCGAACCTTTTATTTGTCGAAGCATCATATGTTTCCAACCCAAACTCCCACAAATCTTTTAGATCTTTGATTAGTGGTTGTAGATAGATGTCAATATCATTGTCGGGGGATAAAGGGCCGGGAATAAGTAATGCTAACATTAAAAACTCAGACTTGGAGAGCAACCATGGAGGCAAGTTGTAATTAATCAAGATGACTGGCCAAGTACTATGTACAATGCTCATCGTGTGAAATGGATTAAATCCATCTGTGGCTAACGCTAGCCTCACATTGCGAGGTTCTTCAGCAAACTTCGGTACAACTTATCAAATTCCTTCCAAGCTTCACCATCCACTGGATGTTGTAAAAGCCCATCTTTTTCACGTCCATTTGCATGCCATGTCATGTACCTTGCGGTTTCTTGGCACATAAATAACCTCTGCAACCTCTTCTTGATTGGAAAGCACCTTAGGATTTTGGCTGGAATTTTATAGGGCTTTTCATCTACATTGTCCTTATCACTTGATTTCCACCTCGGACTATTACAAACATGGCAACTTGTTGCATTTGCATTTTCCTCCCAATACAACATGCAATCATTTGGGCATGCATCTATCTTAGTATAATTCATCCCTAAAACTTTTAACCCATTTTTCGCCTCTTTAAAAGAAGAAGGCAACTTTGCATCAACAGGCAACGCTTCCTTAAAAAGTTCTAAAAAAGCATCAAACCCATCGTTGCACAGCTTATAATCACACTTGAGAATAAATAGCCGGATTGTAAAGGCAAGTTTAGAAAAAAATTTACAACCCGGATACAACTCTTGTTGACCTTCTTCAATTAGTTTCAAAAACTTCTTTGCATCTTCATTTGGCCCTTCTCTTAAAGAATCATTCAACAACCCCTCTATGCAATCGTTAATATTAGGAGATACATCAGGATCAACTGTCACATTTTCTCTTTCGTTGTCCGCCCCTACTATGTCTGATCTAGGCACAAAACCGTTGCAAATTATATGTTCTTTAATAACATTAGTGTGATGCCAAAAACGATAATGACAAATTTCACATGGGCAACAAATTTGATTTCCTTGTGACTTGGATGCAAAAGTGTTTACAATATACTCATCAACTCCTCGTTCATATTCATCACTCCATCTAGCAAATGTCCACCACTTTTTATTTCCTTTATCCATTACTCTAATTAAAAGACATGACAACAAAACAAATACTCCATTAAATTATGCAAATAAGAAAACTAATTAAATGCAAATAAAATTTGTAACTAATCACAACAtcttacaacatttttttatatataatatatatatatatatatatatatatatatataataataataataataataataataataataataataataataataataataataataataataacacaaAATGTCAAAGCAACACTGAAGGCACCCTATTTTAACTTAAATAAGACATTTACTGTGATAAGGATAAGGTAGAAAATTGCTTTAGTTTTTCTTTATGACTTGGGCTTGATAATGACCCCCTTCTGATATGTGAAATTCATACTTGCATTCAGTATCAAATAAAGTCAAAATTGTAAATTCTCTAGAATCCAATCACAATTGATATATCAGGGAAGAGATTACATTAACCAAACTTTCTGGAGGATATACAATTGATATCTTGATGTCAGCTAAAGTTTGTTGATTAAGCTTAGGCCACAACATGCAGGCTTATGAAATTAAGGACATTGAAGAGATCGAGTACTTAATTACCAAGGATATATTCCATCTTCTTTTATAGATTAGTCTTTTCAAGGCCATTATTGGATGATAATGGGAAGATCTTCCTGTTCCTTAGCTTGTTAACTATTTGATCAAATTGCATTCAGTTCTATTATATATGCTGGTGCCTGGTGGGTATTGAAAGTATGGTTTTTTGGAGGGTATGCCAGTTGTTGTAACAACTTGTAAGATGCCTAAATTCCTCGCATCATAAAAAAGCTTTGAGCTAAACGATATAGTAATACTATAGTACAGTGGCTAGAACGCTTGACAAAGAAATTAATTGATTGGTAAACTGTGAATATGAAACAAGGTTCATGCACGTTTAATCGTTAATTAGACATACTAATTATTGCAGAACACCCAGGCtgagtatatattaataatctGATTGCGAGGTAGCAGAAAATATTACAGCAAGTTTTATGCAGAAATAACTACAGTACGTTATTCCTTCCAAAACAGACCTATCCAAAGCTAACAAACGATCACTCTCCCCTTTGAAGCAGGAGCGATCAGCATGTCATTGCATGTTTGTAAATTTGGATAAGGTAATAATAGTCTTGAAATCAAATTTAAGAAAAATATCATCTTGAAATCAAAAGAAGTAACATAATAAGTGTCTTATTTAAGTTACACAATAAAACCACTATTTAATTTACAATATGTCTATAATTCACCCATTGCAGACCCCGTACAAGTTTTCACCTTTTCTCAATGAGGTTTTTTTATTAGAAAAATATCACAATCACAGCAACATCTAAAAAATTTTCTAGATCAAAGATACATATATCAAAAAGTAATTCATAGTCTCCAAAAACATATTACACTTAAAACGAAATCCTAATacaaaataaatcaaacaaAGGCAATAAAATTATGAACTATAATACATACCAGGCCTAAAGGTTGGCAATGGAAAAATCAAATATGAGGAGAGAGCCTGATGCAAGTATGCAACCAGATGTCAGTTATGTTGTTGCAATCACGGCCTTCTGGGCTATTGAGCCTGTTTACCAACTGAGCTTTGCCCACTGCCTTGAAGATGATGCCAAGTTCTTGAGCTAGAAGTTGAGTTCTGGAATATGAGTGATGGGCTGATCAATTAGATTAGAAACAGAAAGTACTGTGTTTTGGTTGTGTTTTCTTGTATGTTTGAAATTTTTGCTCTATCAATCTTATGCTTTTCAGATTTGTTCAGAAAAAAACTGGGTTTCCTAGCATTTTGTAAATGTTTGGAACAAGGCAAAAAAAGCAACGGTACAAGTAAAACTGTACAATTACCACTTAATTATAAAATATCAGGGTCAAATAATCATTTCTTGTACATGTGCTACTTCATAAGACAATTCAGCTTACAAAAGTACAAGAGATTTAGCATGCCATTCAGGTTTTTGTACAGTTTCTGATTCAGACTCGCAAAAATACAGAGTGCGATTAAATAGTTTCTGGACACATTTTTGGATGACCACTGTTTACATATTGAGTAGACTGATTTGCCCTTGAAGTTTGATATGCTACAAAAATACATATCCAGCTACCACCCATGGAAAGGATGAAACTTTCTGGTCAGTCATTTAACAAGCCGGAGGTCCGAACCAAGGTGTTACATCTAACGTAACCCATTATACACCATCTGGGGATTCAGATGAACGAGGAAGAAAAGGACCAGTTGGGTTGAGATAGACAAAGAGGTCCATTTCTTTTATGGAGGAGATGATACACATCCACTAACTGATAAAGTCCATGGTTTGTTGAAAGAATTGGAGAGAATATTGAAACAAGAATTGGGATATTCTATTGTTCGTGTTATGTCTTTCAGGGTGCAACAGGAGATGTAACTGCTGCAGGGGGATTGAGAGAGCTTCCTGGTGGTAGGAGGATTACAACACCTCACTAAGTCACACCAGCTCTGTACATCTGCTCATATAAATCACGCATCCAACATCCTCTACACACTCACACTCCACGAACACATCTGTTCATATAAATCACGCATCCAACATCCTCTACACACTCACACTCCACGAACATACCAACATCTCACAAAGTTTAACAGCACACACAGATGACATACAAGTGGGAGAAAggaaaaacatgataatttctACTAGGCATTTCATCGAACATGTGGTGGGCATTGTTGAAATTACAgcttaaaaccaaaaaaattaagTACAGCAGTACAACATCtattcaatttcaattatttaGTTTCACAATCATTTTAGGCACATCATACAAGTAATTTAGTGAAAATTGAAGATATTTTAGGGTTTAAAAGATGAACAAAATTAAAGAGTTTGAAATTCACAAACTACGTACCTGAGAGAAAGAGATGTCCCTGTGACAGGAATACTTGACGCTTTAAAATCAAAATTGCAGCAACGGTCATGGAGATTGAGAGGCGATGATTGACAATTTCAAGTTTTTTCGTTTTTCAGCAAACTTGGAGGAATTGAGAAGAACGAAGAAAAAGAAGATTTGGGGAAGCAGAGAATTCCGGCCGGCTACGAAGATCGAAGGTTTTTTTTTAGGTTTGAAATAATTGGGTATTTTTtccaaggaagaagaagaaggcgcGATAAAGGTATTAGAATTTTCACGAAAATGTAGGATGAAAATTCATTTCGCGCTTTGTAGAATTGGCGAAGGTTCGAACTagaaatttcaataaaaatagTACAACCGTTGCTATAGTCAGTAAAACCATTGCAGAAAAAATAAACCGTTGCCAAAACCCTTGCAATAGAGAAACCCGTTACACAAACCGTTGCAATAGCTTTAAGCGTTGCATTCACCCATTGCAATACCATTAACCGTTGCATTCACCCGTTGCCTATGCTCGTTTATGTAGTAGTGATACCATCCGGCCCCACTGCCCTCTTGCGTCCCATCTTCCTCAGTGCCATTTCGACTTCTCT
This Spinacia oleracea cultivar Varoflay chromosome 6, BTI_SOV_V1, whole genome shotgun sequence DNA region includes the following protein-coding sequences:
- the LOC130463497 gene encoding uncharacterized protein; translated protein: MSIVHSTWPVILINYNLPPWLLSKSEFLMLALLIPGPLSPDNDIDIYLQPLIKDLKDLWEFGLETYDASTNKRFDMHAALMSTVSDFPAYAMLSGWSTKGRKACPCCHYDTQSRWLDYSRKFSYRETRIFLDPAHPWRHDKRNFNGEIEERTAPLRLKGTEIEELLRDFPNEFGKKLKKKPDEEVLWRKLPILFNLPYWKHCTNRHNLDVMHIEKNIFDNIIGTLLDIPLKTKDHVSARRDLKVLKIMPELQPIGEGDDEEIPRSRFWLTLEKKRIWNKAINPRVLDNLHNEIVESLCQLETIFPPSFFNVMVHLPVHLVEEIRLGGPVCSRCMYSIERYLHELKDDVQNKAYPEGSMAEAYWAKECLRFCDRYINQSNTPSNIVKPSISQPFFPNIGRPTRGKGRTTKKNQDGFMIDHATWVQAHQYVLFNSSCEEIEEYISDHMTSTSSHRKRTWNSAQNHRKKFMDWFKEKVTYRLEQGDVVSDHVKWLSKGPSFVAKRYTGYSVNGYHFHTMKRDANSVSQTMELL